In one Neobacillus sp. CF12 genomic region, the following are encoded:
- a CDS encoding YibE/F family protein, whose amino-acid sequence MNALVLLACILFILMLLIGGKKGVRSFWAIFLNFGVLLFTIIIMTVPQADPIILTMIASTVISCINLFYINEVNSKTKTAFIATIITVVILLFLILIVTENAMIQGFGEEEVEELSYFSLYIGIDFVKIAASVIIMSTIGAITDTAIAISSPMREMFHHHPSISKRDLFAFGISIGKDILGTSTNTLFFAFFGGYLALLIWFKDLSYSIGEIVNSKIFIAEVMTILCAGIGVALIIPITAWINSYFLVKRREKATMTGTRK is encoded by the coding sequence ATGAATGCATTAGTGTTGCTAGCATGTATTTTATTTATACTGATGCTCCTTATTGGCGGCAAAAAGGGAGTACGGTCTTTTTGGGCTATATTCTTAAACTTTGGTGTGCTCCTTTTTACCATCATTATTATGACAGTGCCACAGGCAGATCCGATTATCTTAACAATGATTGCATCTACTGTGATTAGTTGCATTAATCTGTTTTATATTAATGAAGTTAACAGCAAGACCAAAACAGCCTTCATTGCTACCATTATCACAGTTGTGATTCTTCTTTTTTTAATTTTAATCGTTACAGAAAATGCGATGATTCAGGGATTTGGAGAAGAGGAAGTAGAGGAACTCAGCTACTTTTCCCTATATATTGGGATAGATTTTGTTAAAATAGCTGCTTCCGTGATTATTATGAGTACAATCGGTGCGATTACAGATACGGCAATTGCAATATCTTCCCCAATGCGGGAAATGTTTCATCATCATCCATCCATCAGCAAGAGGGATTTATTTGCTTTTGGAATAAGCATTGGGAAGGATATCCTAGGAACCAGTACAAATACGTTATTTTTTGCATTCTTTGGAGGTTATTTGGCCTTACTTATTTGGTTTAAAGATTTATCTTATTCTATTGGAGAAATCGTAAATTCAAAGATTTTTATTGCTGAAGTGATGACGATTTTGTGTGCCGGTATTGGCGTAGCTTTGATTATTCCTATTACTGCCTGGATTAATTCATATTTTTTAGTAAAAAGAAGAGAAAAAGCTACCATGACAGGGACGCGTAAGTAA
- a CDS encoding SH3 domain-containing protein, with the protein MESILNQLFWIWSLISVLPEWMRLFLALFVLLQIARLILLYIVPPFLNLLCRLFKKMIYPISYPIMALLSTLQRRRREAGIAGIPVWIEIIEGMFALFENFFNKMIELFTKRKRNKGRIKRWTFYAATAVVILLTTAIMNNPNEWYIQKWRKAEVWLNQEHVHIQASGASPDQIELILNKKYEDGGNIREAPALTAPRLYTVTNREIIHFLNEEQVDSKGIKWLKVQTTNGIEGWISALIVMEKQ; encoded by the coding sequence GTGGAATCCATTTTAAACCAGCTGTTTTGGATCTGGTCACTTATATCTGTCCTGCCGGAATGGATGCGTCTTTTTTTGGCTCTCTTTGTGCTCTTGCAAATCGCAAGGCTGATTTTGTTGTACATTGTTCCTCCCTTCTTAAACTTGTTATGCCGTTTGTTTAAAAAGATGATATATCCAATTTCTTACCCAATTATGGCACTTCTTTCCACTCTGCAAAGACGGCGGAGAGAAGCAGGAATAGCTGGCATACCTGTTTGGATTGAAATCATCGAAGGAATGTTTGCCTTGTTCGAGAATTTTTTCAACAAAATGATTGAACTTTTCACGAAACGGAAAAGGAATAAGGGCAGGATTAAAAGATGGACCTTCTATGCTGCCACAGCTGTAGTGATTTTGCTGACTACTGCCATTATGAACAATCCAAATGAGTGGTATATACAAAAATGGAGGAAAGCGGAGGTTTGGTTAAACCAAGAACATGTGCACATACAAGCATCTGGGGCTTCCCCTGATCAAATAGAATTAATTTTAAATAAGAAATATGAAGATGGCGGAAATATTCGTGAAGCTCCCGCACTAACCGCGCCCCGTCTATACACGGTCACAAATAGAGAAATCATTCACTTTTTAAATGAAGAACAAGTAGATTCCAAAGGAATAAAGTGGCTAAAAGTCCAAACTACAAACGGGATCGAAGGCTGGATATCCGCATTGATTGTCATGGAAAAGCAATAA
- a CDS encoding YibE/F family protein — protein MTYKQILFYTITAICFTASIIFVHYNHSFYERPIAEVIEMKMEDSTEMVDMHKNKDRLYTQHIIAEIKNGNKKGNLIYLSNEFSSSRAFDQKYHVGNEMFVTIDVMKEDKDLTGSIVELKRDIYIVIVAWVFIFTLLFVGKKQGLFSIMSLAVNAILLSYALDVYLNTSGISLLWICSVSVVLFTVISLLLVNGFNEKTYAAIVATLLGTFISLLITYLVMWLTAEKGLRYEEMQFLTRPYKEVFMAGLFIGSLGAVMDVAITMSSSIFGLYEKDHNIPVKALKASGMEIGKDIMGTMTNILFFAYISGSIPMLILYFKNNSPMFFTLSMNLSLELTRALAGGIGIVITIPIGLYTTIFFVNRKRARL, from the coding sequence ATGACTTATAAACAAATACTTTTCTATACTATAACTGCAATTTGTTTTACTGCTTCAATTATTTTTGTTCATTACAATCATTCATTTTATGAACGTCCAATAGCTGAAGTCATTGAAATGAAGATGGAAGATTCCACTGAAATGGTTGATATGCATAAGAATAAAGATCGTCTTTATACTCAGCATATTATAGCCGAAATTAAAAATGGTAATAAAAAGGGAAATCTTATTTATTTATCGAATGAGTTCTCCTCATCGAGAGCTTTTGATCAGAAATATCATGTTGGAAATGAAATGTTTGTCACAATTGATGTGATGAAAGAAGATAAAGATTTAACTGGATCGATAGTAGAACTAAAGCGTGATATATACATAGTGATTGTTGCTTGGGTTTTTATCTTCACTCTTCTTTTCGTAGGAAAAAAGCAAGGGCTGTTTTCTATTATGAGTTTGGCTGTTAATGCCATATTGTTGTCCTATGCATTGGATGTTTATCTAAATACTTCCGGCATCAGTTTATTATGGATTTGCAGTGTCAGTGTTGTTTTATTTACGGTCATTTCTTTGCTCCTAGTTAACGGCTTTAATGAGAAAACATATGCAGCAATTGTTGCAACTCTATTGGGAACTTTTATTTCTTTGTTAATAACCTATCTTGTAATGTGGTTGACGGCAGAAAAAGGACTTCGGTATGAGGAAATGCAATTTCTAACACGCCCTTATAAAGAAGTGTTTATGGCAGGGTTATTTATCGGGTCTTTAGGAGCGGTGATGGATGTGGCCATTACCATGTCTTCTTCCATCTTTGGTTTGTATGAAAAGGATCACAACATACCGGTAAAGGCACTTAAAGCATCAGGAATGGAGATTGGCAAAGATATTATGGGAACGATGACAAATATTTTGTTCTTTGCCTATATAAGTGGTTCTATACCAATGCTTATTTTGTATTTTAAGAATAATTCTCCTATGTTCTTCACCCTTTCCATGAATCTCTCATTGGAATTGACCAGAGCCCTGGCTGGCGGGATTGGAATCGTGATTACCATTCCGATAGGACTTTATACTACTATTTTTTTCGTTAATCGAAAGAGGGCAAGATTATGA
- a CDS encoding IDEAL domain-containing protein — translation MMTNNSSILKTGDWIKGKSMDGELILGYIDSLDILDGIMKVTVIISDNKVTVGKTIHMLSKQVKKMPVSKVTNKEQIRFLIDLALSTGDEEWFIELSSELNSMRQLLNGVK, via the coding sequence ATGATGACCAATAATAGTTCCATTTTAAAAACAGGTGATTGGATTAAGGGGAAATCAATGGATGGGGAATTGATTTTAGGCTATATTGATTCACTTGATATTCTGGATGGGATAATGAAGGTAACGGTTATTATATCTGATAATAAAGTAACTGTTGGCAAAACAATTCATATGTTAAGTAAACAGGTTAAGAAAATGCCAGTTTCAAAAGTGACAAACAAGGAACAAATTCGTTTTCTAATAGATTTGGCTCTCTCAACAGGGGATGAAGAATGGTTTATTGAGCTATCTTCTGAGCTAAACTCCATGAGGCAGCTTCTTAATGGCGTAAAATAA
- a CDS encoding Rrf2 family transcriptional regulator yields MNSDYTLAIHSLTYLALQLDRMSTSDAISESAGVHPVRIRKVLSLLKKHGYIKSKEGTGGGFIFALDLSEINLWDIYKITSEGALQPKCPESNEQCVVGANMKRVLFGIFLGAEEHLGEYLKNYTIKDVVGLINQQK; encoded by the coding sequence ATGAATAGTGACTATACTCTTGCCATTCACAGTTTAACTTATCTTGCACTGCAGTTGGATCGGATGTCTACAAGCGATGCTATATCGGAGAGTGCCGGTGTCCATCCAGTTCGTATTCGTAAAGTGCTGAGTTTGTTAAAAAAGCATGGATATATAAAATCGAAAGAAGGAACTGGCGGCGGATTTATTTTTGCATTAGATTTAAGTGAAATTAATCTATGGGATATATATAAGATAACCTCTGAAGGTGCATTGCAGCCTAAGTGTCCTGAATCAAATGAACAGTGTGTTGTGGGCGCGAATATGAAAAGAGTTTTATTTGGTATTTTCTTAGGTGCTGAAGAACATCTTGGGGAATATTTAAAGAACTATACCATTAAAGACGTTGTCGGTCTTATCAATCAACAGAAATGA
- a CDS encoding cytochrome c biogenesis protein CcdC, whose product MNFVVISSIGAVFMGIFALFVRMKAAKKPTNALKIILPPVFMSSGALMYVVPQFRLSPLEIGEVVILGMLFSILLIRTSKFEIRDEEIYLKRSKAFMYILVGLLIVRLGLKSILSTTIDFGELSGMFFLLAFSMIVPWRIAMYLDYKKLYRQLHGQH is encoded by the coding sequence ATGAACTTCGTTGTTATTTCTTCTATAGGAGCGGTATTTATGGGGATATTTGCTTTATTCGTCCGCATGAAAGCTGCAAAGAAACCTACAAATGCATTAAAGATTATCCTGCCGCCCGTTTTTATGTCAAGCGGAGCATTAATGTATGTAGTACCGCAATTTAGATTAAGCCCGTTGGAAATAGGCGAGGTAGTAATCCTAGGAATGTTATTTTCCATATTGTTGATAAGAACCTCAAAATTTGAGATTCGGGACGAGGAAATCTATTTAAAACGCTCTAAAGCGTTTATGTACATTTTAGTTGGATTATTAATTGTGAGATTAGGGTTAAAATCGATTTTAAGTACAACAATCGATTTTGGAGAATTAAGCGGTATGTTCTTCTTGCTCGCGTTTAGTATGATTGTCCCATGGCGGATCGCGATGTATCTAGATTATAAGAAGCTTTATAGACAGCTTCATGGACAGCACTGA
- a CDS encoding DUF2621 domain-containing protein, whose product MGQLTGWFLWFILIWIFAFAGAMAIGGFFMFRKFLKKMPKEDGKSVMDWEEYYVNQTRHLWGEEEKHLLEDLVSPVPELFRDVARHKIAGKIGELALNEKVTKITEELVIRGYIQATPKRDHKFLRKKLFENRIDVAPYEHLF is encoded by the coding sequence ATGGGGCAGTTAACAGGTTGGTTTCTTTGGTTTATATTAATATGGATCTTTGCATTTGCCGGTGCCATGGCGATTGGCGGATTTTTTATGTTTCGTAAGTTTTTAAAGAAAATGCCAAAGGAAGACGGAAAATCCGTGATGGACTGGGAAGAATACTACGTGAATCAGACTCGTCATTTATGGGGCGAGGAAGAAAAACACCTTCTAGAAGATTTAGTTAGCCCTGTTCCAGAGCTTTTCCGTGATGTAGCACGGCACAAAATAGCCGGAAAGATTGGCGAACTTGCACTTAACGAGAAAGTAACAAAAATTACAGAAGAACTCGTCATCCGCGGCTATATTCAAGCAACTCCAAAGAGAGATCATAAATTCTTACGAAAAAAGCTTTTTGAAAATCGAATTGATGTCGCTCCGTACGAGCACTTATTCTAA
- a CDS encoding SDR family oxidoreductase, whose amino-acid sequence MSLKGKRVVVLGGTSGIGLAAARAFLDQSAQVIIASRSDSKLSEAKQVLGGIVEGYEIDFRSEEKVADFFSKVGNFDHLVLTAGEGTMGHFSELPVASARDSFDSKFWGQYITVRAALPYLNNESSITLTSGVYGVRPPQGATTLAAINSAIEGLVRGLSIDLAPIRVNVVSPGIVDTPIYARMSDDQRQELFNGIAQQLPVGRIAQPQDIAETYVYLAKNGFTTGTAVLIDGGAHLV is encoded by the coding sequence ATGTCATTAAAAGGAAAAAGAGTGGTCGTTTTAGGTGGTACATCTGGCATCGGATTAGCTGCTGCCAGAGCATTTCTAGATCAATCTGCTCAAGTAATCATCGCAAGCCGTTCTGATTCAAAGTTATCTGAAGCGAAACAAGTGCTTGGAGGCATTGTGGAAGGCTACGAAATCGATTTTCGCAGTGAAGAAAAAGTAGCAGACTTTTTCAGCAAGGTTGGAAATTTTGATCACCTTGTGCTAACGGCGGGAGAAGGTACTATGGGGCACTTTAGCGAATTACCTGTTGCAAGTGCTAGAGACTCATTTGACAGCAAGTTCTGGGGACAGTATATTACCGTCCGTGCAGCCCTGCCGTATTTAAATAATGAGAGCTCGATTACCTTAACCTCTGGTGTATATGGTGTGCGTCCTCCTCAAGGAGCTACTACTTTGGCGGCCATCAACTCAGCGATCGAAGGATTGGTTCGAGGACTTTCCATAGATCTAGCCCCTATCAGGGTAAACGTGGTTTCACCAGGAATTGTCGATACACCAATCTACGCTAGAATGTCGGATGATCAGCGTCAAGAATTATTCAATGGAATTGCACAACAGCTGCCTGTTGGACGGATTGCACAACCACAAGATATAGCTGAAACCTATGTATACTTAGCGAAAAATGGATTTACTACTGGCACAGCTGTTCTGATCGATGGTGGAGCTCACTTAGTATAA
- a CDS encoding ABC transporter substrate-binding protein encodes MRKIVNKTFLFVSVLLLALLTACSGSSTETSGKDDSKDGGQAGKSVKAKIGVISYLSGPGAAYGEAITRGFKLAQKEINAKGDVKIELVIEDSAGKQEQALAAAQKLMSDDDIVALLGPTLSTEMNVVGPEADLNGIPNHKVYPSLTGLGSQVQSGSFFLWVINERRGG; translated from the coding sequence ATGAGAAAGATCGTAAACAAGACATTTCTATTCGTTTCTGTTCTATTACTTGCTCTGTTAACAGCTTGCAGCGGCAGTAGTACAGAAACATCAGGAAAGGATGATTCTAAAGACGGTGGACAAGCAGGTAAAAGCGTTAAAGCCAAAATTGGAGTCATCTCGTATTTAAGCGGTCCTGGAGCTGCTTATGGTGAAGCGATTACAAGAGGTTTTAAGTTAGCTCAAAAAGAAATTAACGCAAAGGGCGATGTCAAAATTGAGCTTGTGATTGAAGATTCCGCTGGAAAGCAGGAACAGGCTTTAGCAGCTGCACAAAAACTCATGAGTGACGATGACATTGTGGCTCTTTTGGGACCAACGTTAAGTACGGAAATGAATGTTGTGGGTCCTGAGGCGGACTTAAATGGAATTCCTAATCATAAAGTATATCCATCATTGACAGGGTTGGGGTCACAGGTTCAATCAGGATCATTCTTCCTTTGGGTGATAAATGAAAGAAGAGGAGGTTAA
- the spxA gene encoding transcriptional regulator SpxA: MVNLYITSSCTSCRKAKAWLEEHNIEYIERNIITDPLTVDEIKSILRLTENGTDEIISTNSKTFQELNVIIESLPLNELYELIMKNPKMLRRPIIQDEKRLQIGYNEEDIRSFLPRKLRTFSYIESQKLAN; encoded by the coding sequence ATGGTAAATTTATATATCACATCAAGCTGTACTTCTTGCCGTAAAGCAAAGGCGTGGCTTGAGGAACATAATATTGAATATATTGAAAGAAATATAATAACTGACCCTCTTACAGTCGATGAGATTAAATCTATTCTTCGCCTGACAGAAAATGGAACGGACGAGATTATTTCAACTAATTCAAAAACGTTTCAGGAATTAAATGTAATTATTGAATCTCTCCCGCTTAATGAATTATATGAATTAATAATGAAAAACCCAAAAATGTTGCGCAGGCCAATTATCCAGGACGAAAAAAGATTACAGATCGGATATAATGAGGAAGACATTCGCAGTTTTCTTCCCAGAAAGCTTCGAACTTTCTCTTACATCGAGTCACAAAAACTGGCCAATTAA